One genomic region from Candidatus Eisenbacteria bacterium encodes:
- a CDS encoding GAF domain-containing protein, whose amino-acid sequence MIPLESLTPCFQGIIPSWLYTCSKDGIPNAAILSHVDYVDARHVALSFQFFNKSKRNVAENPKAAVRIIDADTMKAYRLKLRFVRTETEGPTFESMRLRIEAIASYSGLKGIFKLLGADIYEVLSVAPIEYEPGVAAAPGAAPGLANEGARLPFTMKALQEFSDRIHHAPTLDHMLDEILETLENIFGFRHSMILLASERPDRLELIASRGYPERGVGSEVGFGEGLIGMVAEARKPIRITGMMRQMLYADAVRRHARGSGLCPEDRRIPLPGLPDPEFQLGIPLLARGELIGVLCIETDCPYRFHEEDRAYLEVMGGFLAIAIQNALFRERTEETEDAAASRGVEAPGTTAPPGPAAAATTTSGSSSPPRARIKVEYYSADECVLVDGEYLVRGLPAKILRKLLHEHAAMGSVEFTNRRLRLDKTLQLPEIKDNLESRLILLRRRLEERCPEIRLFPAGRGRFRLELRSEVELKEGPGG is encoded by the coding sequence TTGATCCCGCTCGAGAGCCTGACCCCCTGCTTCCAGGGGATCATTCCCTCATGGCTCTACACGTGCTCGAAGGACGGCATCCCGAACGCGGCGATCCTGAGCCACGTCGACTACGTCGACGCGCGCCACGTGGCGCTCTCGTTCCAGTTCTTCAACAAGAGCAAGAGGAACGTCGCCGAGAACCCCAAGGCGGCGGTTCGCATCATCGACGCGGATACGATGAAGGCCTACCGGCTGAAACTCCGTTTCGTCCGCACCGAGACCGAGGGACCCACGTTCGAGTCCATGCGGCTCCGCATCGAGGCGATCGCGTCCTACAGCGGGCTCAAGGGGATCTTCAAGCTGCTCGGCGCGGACATCTACGAGGTGCTGTCCGTCGCGCCGATCGAGTACGAGCCCGGCGTCGCCGCCGCGCCGGGAGCGGCCCCGGGGCTCGCGAACGAGGGAGCGCGGCTTCCCTTCACGATGAAGGCGCTCCAGGAATTCTCCGATCGGATCCACCACGCGCCCACGCTGGACCACATGCTCGACGAGATCCTCGAAACCCTGGAGAACATCTTCGGCTTCCGCCACAGCATGATCCTGCTCGCTTCCGAGCGACCCGACCGCCTCGAACTCATCGCGAGCCGCGGCTATCCGGAGCGCGGGGTCGGGTCCGAGGTCGGATTCGGCGAGGGGCTCATCGGCATGGTGGCGGAAGCGCGGAAGCCCATCCGGATCACGGGCATGATGCGTCAGATGCTCTACGCGGACGCGGTCCGGCGCCACGCTCGGGGGAGCGGGCTCTGCCCCGAGGATCGGCGCATTCCCCTTCCCGGGCTCCCGGACCCCGAGTTTCAGCTGGGGATCCCGTTGCTCGCGCGAGGGGAGCTGATCGGGGTCCTCTGCATCGAGACCGACTGCCCCTACCGGTTCCACGAGGAAGATCGCGCGTACCTCGAGGTGATGGGAGGGTTTCTCGCGATCGCGATCCAGAATGCGTTGTTCCGCGAGCGGACGGAGGAGACGGAGGACGCGGCCGCGAGTCGCGGCGTGGAGGCGCCCGGCACGACGGCGCCGCCCGGGCCGGCGGCGGCCGCAACCACCACGTCAGGGTCTTCCAGTCCGCCCCGGGCGCGCATCAAGGTCGAGTACTACTCGGCCGACGAATGCGTCCTCGTCGACGGCGAGTATCTGGTCCGCGGACTACCGGCCAAGATCCTCCGGAAGCTCCTCCACGAGCACGCCGCGATGGGCAGCGTGGAGTTCACGAACCGCCGTCTCCGGCTGGACAAGACGCTCCAGCTCCCCGAGATCAAGGACAACCTGGAGAGCCGGTTGATTCTCCTCCGGCGCAGGCTCGAGGAGCGGTGTCCCGAGATACGGCTCTTCCCCGCGGGACGAGGAAGGTTTCGACTCGAGCTGCGGAGCGAGGTGGAGCTGAAGGAAGGGCCCGGCGGATGA
- a CDS encoding pyridoxamine 5'-phosphate oxidase family protein: protein MPSESRISAELATFLESGLSIVVGTRNENLEPDGAVAWAARADEAGERLTLFLHHIAAREMLRNLESHPEIAINFDQPTSHRACQVKGRYVSSRRARPAERETVLRQIEGFTKNLEAIGFPAAMTGSWITWPCTAIELRVTQLFEQTPGPGTGGPLR from the coding sequence GTGCCCTCCGAATCCCGCATCTCCGCCGAGCTGGCTACGTTCCTGGAGTCGGGTCTCTCCATCGTCGTGGGGACCCGGAACGAGAACCTGGAGCCCGACGGCGCCGTGGCCTGGGCCGCGCGCGCGGACGAGGCGGGAGAGCGCCTCACGCTGTTCCTCCATCACATCGCCGCTCGCGAGATGCTCCGAAACCTCGAGTCCCATCCCGAGATCGCGATCAACTTCGACCAGCCCACGAGCCACCGGGCCTGTCAGGTGAAGGGTCGCTACGTGTCGTCCCGGAGGGCGCGCCCGGCGGAGCGCGAAACGGTCCTGCGGCAGATCGAGGGCTTCACGAAGAATCTCGAGGCGATCGGCTTCCCGGCCGCGATGACGGGGTCGTGGATCACCTGGCCGTGCACGGCGATCGAGCTGCGCGTCACGCAGCTCTTCGAACAGACCCCCGGACCCGGAACGGGAGGGCCGCTGCGTTGA